A stretch of Carnobacterium iners DNA encodes these proteins:
- a CDS encoding YitT family protein: MKQLKTPIFWKEQAKKIFFVLFASITNSFALNNFLIPSQIYAPGVNGISQLLSHLFKNGFQITIDTGIFILLINIPIALLGWFKIGKDFTLYSFMTSVLISFFTIILPISPLTTDPIMNSLFGGVIGGAGIGFALKYGFSTGGLDIISMVLAKTTGRSVGSLLLTINGMIVVAAGFINGWQYAMYTLLSIYVMTRVVDMIHTSDQKVTAMIVTNDPDALIKAIHAKLIRGITVIPAKGGYTGLDRSVLMIVISNYEMYDLEQAVKEADAAAFVNFIGTNKVVGEFLSSDQQKARRTNQ; encoded by the coding sequence TTGAAACAACTAAAAACACCGATTTTTTGGAAAGAGCAAGCTAAAAAAATATTTTTCGTTTTATTTGCATCTATTACAAATTCGTTTGCCTTAAATAATTTTTTGATTCCATCTCAAATATATGCTCCTGGAGTAAACGGGATATCTCAATTGCTCTCACATCTTTTTAAAAATGGATTTCAAATCACAATCGATACGGGGATATTTATATTACTTATTAATATTCCCATCGCTTTATTAGGTTGGTTTAAAATTGGTAAAGATTTCACTCTTTATAGTTTTATGACTTCTGTCTTGATTTCTTTTTTCACTATTATCTTACCTATTTCGCCATTAACAACTGATCCAATTATGAACTCACTTTTTGGAGGAGTAATTGGTGGAGCGGGTATCGGGTTTGCACTAAAGTATGGTTTCTCTACTGGAGGATTAGACATTATTTCAATGGTTTTAGCTAAAACAACTGGTCGCTCAGTTGGGAGTCTATTATTGACTATAAATGGAATGATTGTCGTTGCAGCTGGCTTTATTAACGGTTGGCAGTATGCGATGTATACCTTGCTTTCTATCTATGTTATGACCAGAGTAGTTGACATGATTCATACTAGTGATCAAAAAGTAACGGCGATGATTGTTACAAATGATCCTGATGCTTTAATCAAAGCTATTCATGCCAAACTGATACGAGGTATTACCGTTATTCCAGCTAAAGGTGGTTATACAGGACTTGATCGATCTGTTTTAATGATTGTCATTAGCAATTATGAAATGTATGATTTAGAACAAGCGGTTAAAGAAGCTGATGCAGCAGCTTTTGTTAACTTCATAGGAACAAACAAAGTAGTAGGAGAATTTTTAAGTTCGGATCAACAAAAAGCTAGAAGAACGAATCAATAA
- a CDS encoding Cof-type HAD-IIB family hydrolase produces the protein MDKKLIAVDLDGTTLNQQSLISDKTKQVFQKAREAGHIISIATGRPYRNSKHYYDQLEMITPMINFNGALCHVPNEKDWSNQYHKTISRDIALDMLDLKKDFDIQLIAAELLDSVYTDESFLPYPDFFPHGQKDVLKLSSTNLKQNPTSVCVFTAQVNQEQIINKIVQRYGNLVEIRTWGGHTPCLEVVSAGVQKALGVERVASAYGIKQQNVIAFGDEDNDYEMIQYAGNGIVMKNGIQALKDIANDMTEETNDNDGLALYLEKFLRL, from the coding sequence ATGGATAAAAAACTTATTGCCGTTGACTTAGACGGAACAACATTGAACCAACAATCTCTTATTTCAGATAAAACAAAACAAGTTTTCCAAAAGGCTAGAGAAGCTGGTCATATCATTTCGATTGCAACAGGAAGACCTTATCGAAATAGTAAGCATTATTATGATCAATTAGAAATGATTACACCTATGATCAATTTTAATGGAGCGTTGTGTCATGTACCAAATGAAAAAGATTGGTCTAATCAATACCATAAAACAATCAGTCGTGACATTGCACTAGATATGCTTGATCTGAAAAAAGATTTCGATATTCAACTTATTGCAGCTGAATTGCTTGATTCTGTCTACACTGATGAATCTTTTTTACCTTACCCAGATTTTTTCCCACACGGACAAAAAGACGTACTCAAATTATCATCAACTAATCTGAAACAAAATCCTACTTCTGTTTGCGTTTTTACAGCACAGGTAAACCAAGAACAAATTATTAATAAAATCGTGCAGCGTTATGGGAATTTAGTCGAAATTAGAACATGGGGTGGTCATACTCCTTGCTTGGAAGTCGTTTCTGCTGGTGTTCAAAAAGCTCTTGGTGTTGAGCGAGTTGCTAGTGCATATGGTATAAAACAACAAAACGTCATCGCTTTTGGAGATGAAGACAACGACTATGAAATGATTCAATACGCTGGTAACGGTATCGTAATGAAAAATGGGATTCAAGCTTTAAAGGATATTGCTAATGATATGACGGAAGAAACAAATGATAATGATGGATTAGCTCTATATTTAGAAAAATTTCTTCGTTTATAA
- a CDS encoding prolyl oligopeptidase family serine peptidase, translating to MISIKSVTVEGIPLLEISPKGKELELLPTVIFFHGWTSNKESSLVNGYELAKKGFRALLPDAYLHGERKEKDLSTQGLEFWNVIARNLIELPLMRDYYVNKGLSDSNRFGVSGLSMGGFTTCAALTQFPWIRTAVVLMGSPDPVNFTKWLLSSKWTEGMEIPISKEILTESLTALTPISLTKHPEKIANRYIHFWHGTQDDLVPYQPTFDFYEKIKQQSYGLNVSFSTSKGIGHKVPHAKSVEMADFFSDHL from the coding sequence ATGATTTCGATAAAATCTGTAACAGTTGAAGGAATACCTTTATTAGAGATAAGTCCTAAAGGGAAAGAATTAGAATTATTGCCAACAGTTATCTTTTTTCATGGTTGGACGAGCAATAAAGAGAGTTCATTAGTTAATGGGTATGAGTTAGCTAAAAAAGGGTTTCGTGCTCTATTACCCGATGCTTATCTACACGGAGAACGAAAAGAAAAAGATTTATCAACTCAAGGACTTGAATTTTGGAATGTTATTGCAAGAAATTTAATTGAATTGCCTTTAATGAGAGATTATTATGTGAATAAAGGACTGAGTGATTCTAATCGTTTCGGCGTATCAGGTCTTTCGATGGGTGGCTTTACAACGTGTGCTGCTTTAACGCAGTTTCCTTGGATTAGAACAGCAGTTGTTTTGATGGGAAGTCCAGATCCAGTTAATTTTACGAAATGGTTGTTATCATCCAAATGGACAGAAGGAATGGAAATACCGATTAGTAAAGAGATTCTAACTGAATCACTGACAGCTTTGACGCCTATTTCTTTAACCAAACACCCAGAAAAGATTGCTAATCGTTACATCCATTTTTGGCATGGAACCCAAGATGATTTAGTTCCTTATCAGCCGACATTTGATTTTTATGAGAAAATAAAGCAGCAATCTTACGGATTAAACGTGAGCTTTTCAACTAGCAAAGGTATAGGCCATAAAGTTCCTCATGCAAAATCTGTAGAAATGGCTGATTTCTTTTCAGATCATTTGTAA